A genomic segment from Neobacillus sp. YX16 encodes:
- a CDS encoding aldolase catalytic domain-containing protein, whose translation MGQRSKIIDCTIRDGGLVNNWDFSVEFVQDLYNSLSAAGVEYMEIGYKNSPKLLNATEPNPWRFLDDNFLKEIFPEKKFTKFSALVDIGRVDPNDILPREQSVLDMIRVACYIREVDKGLELVQMFHDLGYETSLNIMALSSVPEKQLTKAFDMVRESPVDVVYIVDSFGSLDPTDIEHQVKRFQELIPNKQLGIHTHNNMQLAFANTLAALQNGVTYLDSSVYGMGRAAGNCNTELLVSYIQKPSYELKPVLEMIEKHMLEMRQKWEWGYIIPYMISGVLNEHPRVAMAYRDSADRDKFVDFYDKVTSPEASIAPAMK comes from the coding sequence ATGGGTCAACGTAGCAAAATAATAGACTGTACCATCCGAGATGGCGGATTAGTTAATAATTGGGATTTCAGCGTAGAATTTGTTCAAGACTTGTATAATAGTTTAAGTGCAGCAGGTGTTGAATACATGGAGATTGGCTACAAAAACTCTCCAAAACTACTGAATGCGACTGAGCCAAATCCATGGAGATTTCTAGACGATAATTTCTTGAAGGAAATCTTCCCTGAAAAAAAATTCACAAAGTTTTCTGCTCTAGTGGATATTGGTCGTGTAGATCCAAATGACATTTTACCTCGTGAACAAAGTGTTTTGGACATGATCCGAGTGGCATGCTATATCCGTGAAGTAGATAAAGGGTTAGAGCTTGTACAAATGTTTCATGATTTGGGTTATGAGACTTCACTTAATATTATGGCTTTATCGAGTGTACCTGAAAAGCAGCTTACGAAAGCATTTGATATGGTGAGGGAAAGTCCTGTAGATGTTGTATATATCGTGGATTCCTTTGGAAGCTTGGATCCAACGGATATTGAACACCAAGTGAAAAGATTTCAAGAGTTAATTCCAAACAAACAGCTCGGAATCCATACCCATAACAACATGCAGTTAGCATTCGCCAATACATTAGCGGCATTGCAAAACGGGGTTACATACCTGGATTCATCTGTTTATGGCATGGGTCGTGCGGCGGGTAATTGTAACACAGAACTTCTTGTTAGCTACATACAAAAACCAAGCTATGAACTGAAGCCAGTACTTGAAATGATTGAAAAGCACATGCTCGAAATGCGCCAAAAATGGGAGTGGGGTTACATTATTCCGTATATGATTTCTGGTGTACTGAATGAACATCCACGTGTCGCCATGGCCTACCGTGATAGCGCCGATCGTGATAAAT
- a CDS encoding MFS transporter produces the protein MDYRKKTVVASVAGLTLEGMDIMFISFAMSMIIAEFHIDMAAGGLISSITNLGMLAGGVIFGILADKFGRVRIFTYTILLFAVGTALTGLAQNIEQVYLFRFIAGLGAGGEYGIGMALVAEAWPKNKQGRASSYVSVGAQYGVILAALLSAMILPSWGWRGLFFVGLAPVIFAFIVRKKLDESPVWVESQKKKQLVQKQGKLKQLFATPRIAVTTVALAIMATVQIAGYNGLMIWLPSMLQQSQGLSVSSSALWTISTAAGMIAGMLTFGQFMDRFGMKRSYGIFLAASAVAVFFYSFASGSTGLLIGGAIVGFFSNGMFAGYGALISKYYSVEIRSTATNTIFNFGRALGGLSPILVGYILQHANVTVAMTYLALLYCISFIAMVSLRNGKGRKEEINSLSEAV, from the coding sequence ATGGATTATCGTAAAAAAACAGTAGTTGCTTCAGTAGCGGGTTTAACATTAGAGGGCATGGATATTATGTTTATATCCTTTGCGATGTCGATGATTATTGCAGAGTTTCATATCGATATGGCAGCTGGTGGACTTATTTCATCCATAACTAATTTAGGAATGCTAGCTGGGGGAGTCATTTTCGGTATTTTAGCAGATAAATTTGGGAGAGTTAGAATTTTCACCTATACGATTCTATTATTTGCTGTCGGAACTGCGTTAACCGGGCTGGCACAAAATATTGAACAAGTATATTTATTTAGATTTATTGCAGGTTTAGGAGCTGGGGGAGAATACGGTATTGGTATGGCGCTTGTCGCTGAGGCATGGCCAAAGAATAAACAAGGGCGCGCTTCTTCCTACGTTAGTGTCGGTGCTCAATATGGTGTTATCCTTGCCGCACTTCTAAGTGCAATGATTCTTCCTTCCTGGGGATGGAGAGGGTTGTTCTTCGTTGGATTGGCTCCGGTTATTTTCGCCTTTATCGTTCGAAAGAAACTAGACGAATCACCGGTATGGGTGGAATCACAAAAGAAGAAGCAACTTGTTCAGAAGCAAGGAAAACTGAAGCAATTGTTTGCTACTCCTAGAATTGCTGTAACGACTGTCGCTTTAGCAATAATGGCAACCGTACAAATCGCTGGATATAATGGTTTAATGATTTGGCTGCCATCGATGCTTCAACAATCCCAAGGATTATCCGTTTCAAGCTCGGCTCTTTGGACCATTAGTACCGCCGCAGGTATGATTGCAGGTATGTTAACGTTTGGTCAATTTATGGATCGGTTTGGAATGAAGCGTTCGTATGGAATCTTCTTAGCTGCTTCCGCTGTTGCTGTCTTCTTTTACTCCTTTGCTTCAGGCAGCACAGGTCTTTTAATTGGAGGTGCGATTGTAGGTTTCTTCTCCAATGGAATGTTTGCAGGTTATGGCGCACTAATTAGCAAATATTATTCTGTAGAAATTCGCAGTACAGCAACGAACACAATTTTTAACTTTGGCAGGGCTTTAGGGGGATTATCTCCAATTTTAGTAGGTTATATTCTTCAACACGCAAATGTAACGGTAGCAATGACGTACCTGGCACTGCTCTATTGTATCTCCTTTATAGCGATGGTTAGTTTGCGAAATGGAAAAGGTAGAAAAGAAGAAATCAATAGTTTATCTGAAGCAGTGTAA